tccactgctacaatgacccACACCCTccacaacacatctttcaagatccatggatcccaCACATAACATgtagtgtacctcatccagtgcactataTGCCCCAAtgacaactatgtgggtgaaaccagataatcactGTGCTCTTGAATAAGATCAtacacaaaaatgacaaaagacaaaaatactgTATTACCTGTAGGTGAACACTTCTTACAAAGTGATTACCTCTACATCTGAACTATcagccctcatcctcaaaggaaacctgcacaacatgttcaaaagacaagcctgggagcttaaattcataactttgctagacactaaagaTCATGGATTGCACAGACACACTGGAATTATGCCTTATTACAACAATCCATAACCCACTAATCCTGCcccccagttttttttttcccttcctttccccctaaTGACTGAAGAGCGGTTAACTGGCAACTtaatcttgaatggtcccttgaaatgtgttaactacttattctaaacaatctgttccaccttgtatttatgTAAGGGGAcggttgcccccttactaacattcagtgggggtgttttagttgctagctcccagtactaaaaagggggaagggtcaatggggaatcaggaccctgagactgacagcccccaggaacaatggggagaggccaatgctccaggtcagcctgaatgacagggcgagcaggctaatcagggagtcaggaggccagggaggtcccgtcctctgtgtgagctggaattgcctggggtcagacagagtggggccgagctaaggagaaagcaggggccgaagctgagctggggagcagagctgtgccagatccagagggaccagaaaagcagcccagagagagcagaccctgtgctgggagcagagctgcagtaaccagagccagaggggccagaaaagcagcccaggaagcaggtcagtgctgggagcagagtcacagaagcagcctgcagagcagacctgtcctgggagcagagctgcagcaaccagaggcagaggggccagagaagcagcccagggagctggaggcagagcagcagcagcagtgcagagaccgagtggtgcagctggggctggagcagtccggagctgggtgcggtgagcagctagagagagcgagggggaccctgggcagcgggcccagcacagggagacgcctcagccaaggggctctgcaggccaggctttgatcgtaaccccaacagggcgggggcgacactgggaagaagggtcctaccacttagagcctgagagcgtgtggccaccaccagagcaagtgtccaacccccagcatccctgcagcacagccagggcctgagaagaaggcctgggacttacaaggaacagactgtgaactgcccggacgttccagagacactgtttgtgatgttccctgccacagggtgaggtgatgtgtttcctttaacctttcccattattccttattctttttaaaattgttgattaaataacttgcatttgctttaacttgtatgtaatggtcagtgggtcagagaagtgcccagtgcagagagagtaccccggagtggggacaccatagcccctgtcctaggtgaccacagcagggttgggggtcgagccccccaggaatcctgggcccagccttgttgggttacaaggactctgccagacaggagagtggaaggggagtcctcaagggcagggaggccactgggtaaaggaagtgggagcgaggactcagatcctttcgctagcccacttcactggggtagggcagaaaccaggaaagttccccacaagagcgggactgttCCCCTCCttacatttagctgtgacactgagtacatttcccagacctgaagaagagctctgtgaggcccaaaagcttgtctctctcaccaacaaaatttgtccaataaaagatattacctcacccaccttgtgtctcagaTATAAATGTTGATGTTAATATAATGGCAAACTTACTATGTAAATACTCAGAAGTCAAGGGTGCAGATTCTGGATCCACTCCAGCCTCTTTGCACTGCACCCCAGCATAAAATGGCCAGAAAGATATTGTAGCAGGCAATATGAGGATCAAGGGTGATCCTCTTGAGATGAAGAGCCTACATAGCACACATAGGGCACTCTGTTTGCTGAGGTCAATCTGGGGGAAAAGGAGTGGCCTGGGGCGTCACCATGCCCTAGTGATCCCCAGCAGCATTATCAGTCCCTTGGGGTTGTCATCAGCTTGGGTACATTCGAGTAACCCTTGAGCTGCTCTGTCTCATACCAGAGAAATTAGTTGGTATGCAGTAGGCCCAAGGTCAGGTGAGCACAAAGATGGCTTGGTGTCACTTTTGTGACCACTTCCTGAGTTGCTCTGTGTGCTCCTTACCCACAGCCAGGCTCTGGGCCAGGCAATCCAAAAGTTAAGGTTCTTATAACATATTTTACAAATTATATTGTTAAATACAAAATTTAATACACAATGGGCCCAGTTTTATCTTAACAGACATGATATCTTGTAAACACagaactaccattgacttcaatggaaaccaCAACTAGCTTTATCTCTGGGTGAAACCAGTTACTGCCAGTGCAATCAAAACCTTGGGCCTAATTCGCTCTTTGGCAGCATGTGCATGACTCTCTGTGAGACCTATAGGAGAGGCATGCGTACAGATGAGAGTGCAATCTGGATCACTCTTTTTCACTTCCTCATTCCTGAGTACTGAAAAAGAGAACTTCACCATCCTAAGAACATATGCTTTTCTATTTAACAGCAAATACAAATGATTGTCAAAACATCCCTGTGTTAGGGCATGGGAGGAAATGAGTAATTCAAATTttaaagctcacgaaagcttatgctcaaataaattggttcgtctctaaggtgccacaaatactccttttcttttttcaaattttaaaatgtctaatacAGGTGTCTTTTGAGAACATctcatttatattttcttctaagTATTATGGCTCACATCTTTAGAAATGCTTTTGCAAAAGAACAAGTGCACATTTGCCCACTTCCAACTTAGGCATGTAATGGGTATGTGCTGATTGGGATACAGGCCTAAGTCAGTTATGTATTAATGTGTGTTTGCTTTATTGTGTGTACACTTTTTGACCATTTATACACATTGGCTACATGGTTATTTCCCCAGACTGCCCCTCGTTGTTAAGTTTTACCTCACTCTGTGCTAAGGAACAAGACAAGCAGAGCTAAATCTCAGATAGCCTCAGAAACTCACAAATCCTCTGAATGGAGCGGATGGGCCGGGAGGGCCTGGAAGTCCTGGTGGTCCTGGCAGTCCCACACCGGGCTCACCCTAGAAGAAGAACAAATATGAAGCAGTGAATATTTCAGACCACATTTTAGCATGTTTCATGACACTGTGTTAGCTTGGTTTGCCGTAGCTAGCTTCCTTAGACCTAACTGTATTTTTCAAGTTTATAGAAACAAAAACTAACACAAGACTATTGTTTAAATGCTAGAAAGGGATGTGAGATGTATTAATTTGTGAAATAAACTCCCAAGAGAAATGATCATTAGGGTAAAGTAAAACTACTAAGACTGAACAAAGCACTTGGCAATGTACTCTAGGAAACAACCCTGCATTGGCAGAGAGAGGATGTCATGAAAGGTCTTTTCCAACTCTAGCTTCTCAAACAAATTTACAATTGTATTAGCAGTGCCAATTGTGAGACAGGGGTTTAATTCTTTATCAAAAGTATATTTTAGCATCAATTTCATTCTTTATGCATATCATATGCAAAAAGGGGAGATACCTCCCTTCTCAACATTACTACTCTCCTCCACAGCCTTTCCAAAATTACAGTCTTGTGATTTACCTAATGTACTTTTTCCCACTGCCCACACAGCTAAAGCTCCTGTTCAGGCCCTTACCATTTCCCCTCCTGACTACTATAACCTGCTCCTCTCTGGCCTTGCTAACACGCACCTCACCCTTACCTGAAGTCCATTCAAAGTACAGCTGCTAAGATGCTCTTCCTGGCCTGTTATGATCATACCAGAACCTCCATCCCTCCACTAGCTCCCCCTTCTTCACAGCTTCTACTACAAATTGAAAGCCTTTCATAATTTATCTTTCCCTGCTTCTCCACTCTTGCCTTGTATGTCACAgaagtgagcaggatttggcccttggaTTATGAATTCTTTGGGGAGAAGAATGTGTCTTTATCGGTGTTTGAAAAACATCATGTTATAATAACTGAAAATTACACAGTCCAGATTCAAGCAatcaatttaaatgttaagaATACTTGAGGTACAGTTTTTTAGGCCAAATATTAGCTCTCCATTTATGTCAGTTATAGGAGTCTTACACACCCCTTATTTGTGACTGCAGGTAATATACACTTGCCTTTCACTGGTGTCTATGTACTACGTGGACTGACACATTGAAAATGCTGAGATGGAGGAATGTGAAATATTCACTTTGAACCTCATattcacttagggtatgtctacactacgaaattaagtctaatttatagaagtcggttttttagaaatcggttttatatattcgagtgtgtgtgtccccacagaaaatgctctaaagtgcattaagtgcattaactcggcggagcgcttccacagtaccgaggcaagcgtcgacttccggagcgttgcactgtgggtagctatcccacagttcccgcagtctccgctgcccattggaattctgggttgagatcccaatgcctgatggggctaaaacattgtcgcgggtggttctgggtacatatcgtcagccccccgttccctccctcccccccccgtgaaagcaagggcagacaatcatttcgcgccttttttcctgagttacctgtgcagacgccataccacagcaagcatggagcccgctcagctcactttggcaattaggagcacattaaccaccacacgcattattcagcagtatatgcagcaccagaacatggcaacgcgataccgggcgaggaggcgacgtcagcgcggtcccgtgagcgatcaggacatggacacagatttctctgaaagcatgggccctgacaatgcatgcatcatggtgctaatggggcaggttcatgctgtggaacgccgattctggactcgggaaacaagcacagactggtgggacctcatagtgttgcaggtctgggacgattcccagtggctgcgaaactttcgcatgcgtaggggcactttcatggaactttgtgacttgctttcccctgccctgaagcgcatgaataccaagatgagagcagccctcacagttgagaagcgagtggcgatagccctgtggaagcttgcaacgccagacagctaccggtcagttgggaatcaatttggagtgggcaaatctactgtgggggctgctgtgatgcaagtagcccacgcaatcaaagatctgctgatatcaagggtagtgaccctgggaaatgtgcaggtcatagtggatggctttgctgcaatgggattccctaactgtggtggggctgtagacggaacccatatccctatcttggcaccggagcaccaagccgccgagtacataaaccgcaaggggtacttttcgatagtgctgcaagctctggtggatcacaagggacgtttcaccaacatcaacgtgggatggccgggaaaggtgcatgatgctcgcatcttcaggaactctggtctgtttcaaaagctgcaggaagggactttattcccagaccagaaaataactgttggggatgttgaaatgcctatatgtatccttggggacccagcctaccccttaatgccatggctcatgaagccatacacaggcagcctggacagtggtcaggagctgttcaactacaggctgagcaagtgcagaatggtggtagaatgtgcatttggacgtttaaaggcgcgctggcgcagtttactgactcgcttagacctcagcgaaaccaatattcccactgttattactgcttgctgtgtgctccacaatatctgtgagagtaagggggaaacgtttatggcggggtgggaggttgaggcaaatcgcctagctgctggttacgcgcagccagacaccagggcggttagaagagcacaggagggcgcggtacgcatcagagaagctttgaaaaccagtttcatgactggccaggctacggtgtgaaagttctgtttgtttctccttgatgaacccccccgccccttggttcactctacttccctgtaagctaaccaccctcccctcctccctttaatcattgcttgcagagccaataaagtcattgctgcttcacagtcatgcattcgttattcattcatcacacaaatagggggatgactaccaaggtatcccaggaggggtggtggaggagggaaggaaaatgccacacagcactttaagcacagcactttaaaagtttacaactttaaaatttattgaatgacagccttcttttttttgggcaatcctctgtggtggagtggctggttggccggaggcccccccaccgcgttcttgggcgtctgggtgtggaggctatggaacttggggaggagggcagttggttacagaggggctgcagtggcagtctgtgctccagctgcctttgctgcagctcagccatacactggagcatactggtttggtcctgcagcagcctcagcattgaatcctgcctcctctcatcacgctgccgccacctttgagcttcagccctgtcttcagcccgccacttactctcttcagcccgccacttactctcttcagcccgccacctctcctccgggtcattttgtgctttcctgcactctgacattatttgcctccacgcattcgtctgtgcactgtcagtgtgggaggacagcatgagctcggagaacatttcatcgcgagtgcgtttttttttctttctaagcttcacttgtctctgggaaggagaagatcctgtgatcattgaaacacatgcagctggtggagaaaaaaaaagggacagcggtatttaaaaagacacattttataaaacagtcgctacactctttcaggataaaccttgctgttaacattacatacatagcacatgtgctttcgttacaaggtcgcattttgcctcctcccaccgcgtgaacggattttggttgaatgccagcaaacatacactgcaatgctttgttctacagtgattcccgagtacgtgttactggcctggagtggtaaagtgtcctaccatgaaggacgaaataaggctgccctccccagaaaccttttgcaaaggcagaaccgcaaatgccagagcaaagtaatcctttcacatgcttgcttttaaaccatgtatagcattttaaaaggtacactcaccagaggtcccttctccgcctgctgagtccaggaggcagccttgggtgggttcggggggtactggctccaggtctagggtgagaaacagttcctggctgtcgggaaaaccggtttctccgcttgcttgctgtgagctatctacaacctcctcatcatcatcttcttcgtccccaaaacctacttccgtattgcctccatctccattgaaggagtcaaacaacacggctggggtagtggtggctgaaccccctaaaatggcatgcagctcatcatagaagcggcatgtttggggctctgacccagagcggctgttcgcctctctggttttctggtaggcttgcctcagctccttcagtttcacgcggcactgcttcgggtccctgttatggcctctgtccttcatgccctgggagattttcagaaaggttttggcatttcgaaaactggaacggagttctgatagcacggattcctctccccaaacagcgatcagatcccgtacctcccgttcggtccatgctggagctcttttgcgattctgggactccatcatggtcacctgtgctgatgagctctgcatggtcacctgcagcttgccacgctggccaaacaggaaatgagattcaaaagttcgcggttcttttcctgtctacctggccagtgcatctgagttgagagtgctgtccagagcggtcctaatggagcactctgggatagctcccggaggccaataccatcgaattgtgtccacagtaccccaaattcgagccggcaacgtcgatttaagcgctaatccattgtcaggggtggagtaaggaaatcgattttaagagccctttaagtcgaaataaagggcttcattgtgtggacgggtgcaggtttacatcgattttacgctgctaaattcgacctaaagtcctagtgtagaccagggctttaacTGTGCTTGGCTTTGAAATTTGTTGCATTCATGAACCCAAACCTACGGTCCCTAAAAGCGCAAGTGCATGGGTTGAGGTTCCCATACGAGTTTGGCCTTGCTATCTACTGGTTATTGCTgatgtgtgtgtaagtgtaaggGAAGCTGATGGTCTGTCACCCTCTTTCTCCGCTCCTGGGAGGTCCATCTCAAcgtctaataataataaaac
Above is a window of Caretta caretta isolate rCarCar2 chromosome 2, rCarCar1.hap1, whole genome shotgun sequence DNA encoding:
- the LOC142071126 gene encoding uncharacterized protein LOC142071126; this translates as MQSSSAQVTMMESQNRKRAPAWTEREVRDLIAVWGEESVLSELRSSFRNAKTFLKISQGMKDRGHNRDPKQCRVKLKELRQAYQKTREANSRSGSEPQTCRFYDELHAILGGSATTTPAVLFDSFNGDGGNTEVGFGDEEDDDEEVVDSSQQASGETGFPDSQELFLTLDLEPVPPEPTQGCLLDSAGGEGTSAACVSMITGSSPSQRQVKLRKKKKRTRDEMFSELMLSSHTDSAQTNAWRQIMSECRKAQNDPEERWRAEESKWRAEESKWRAEDRAEAQRWRQRDERRQDSMLRLLQDQTSMLQCMAELQQRQLEHRLPLQPLCNQLPSSPSSIASTPRRPRTRWGGLRPTSHSTTEDCPKKRRLSFNKF